In one Thermodesulfobacteriota bacterium genomic region, the following are encoded:
- a CDS encoding branched-chain amino acid ABC transporter permease produces the protein MAQRLERVDRGIKVRSETLYALSSWREIAYLVAPRALLIGGFLLLPLVLLPWPYWGRVMLSVCVLALLAVSFDFLANYVGLVCLGGAFFFGVGGYTAALLNTQWGLPPLLSIPIASVVGAALCTAMLAPCLPLRGIYFAIVTLMYPLLMTRIIEAADVLGGTEGFRGIAGFSSAWTEQYGLIVALLVAVFALRRFVAEDVGLSIRAVKDNDQAVRASGISVARTKAKAVFLASLLGCFAGAYYIHLYRSVGISAFALDLSILPIAATVIGGGGTLVGPILGALLLVPLSEVLRDFGSLRIVIYALVLTGFVVLRSEGILLYASRKYQQFERWVEV, from the coding sequence ATGGCGCAGCGCCTGGAGCGAGTCGACCGGGGCATCAAGGTCCGCAGCGAAACCCTCTACGCCCTGAGCTCCTGGCGGGAGATCGCCTACCTGGTGGCGCCCCGGGCGCTCCTGATCGGCGGGTTCCTGCTGCTGCCCCTGGTGCTGCTGCCCTGGCCCTACTGGGGCCGGGTGATGCTCTCGGTGTGCGTGCTCGCGCTCTTGGCGGTGTCGTTCGACTTCCTCGCCAACTACGTGGGGCTCGTGTGCCTGGGGGGCGCCTTCTTCTTCGGGGTGGGGGGGTACACGGCGGCGCTGCTCAACACCCAGTGGGGGCTGCCGCCGCTCCTGTCGATCCCGATCGCGTCGGTGGTGGGGGCGGCGCTGTGCACGGCGATGCTCGCCCCGTGCCTGCCGCTTCGGGGGATCTACTTCGCCATCGTGACGCTGATGTATCCGCTCCTCATGACCCGGATCATCGAGGCCGCCGACGTGCTCGGGGGCACCGAGGGCTTCCGGGGCATCGCGGGGTTCTCGTCGGCCTGGACCGAGCAGTACGGGCTCATCGTCGCGCTGCTGGTGGCCGTCTTCGCCCTGCGGCGCTTCGTGGCCGAGGACGTGGGGCTCTCCATCCGCGCGGTGAAGGACAACGACCAGGCGGTGCGCGCCTCGGGGATCAGCGTGGCCCGCACCAAGGCCAAGGCGGTGTTCCTGGCATCGCTGCTCGGGTGCTTCGCGGGGGCGTACTACATCCACCTGTACCGCAGCGTGGGCATCTCGGCGTTTGCCCTGGATCTCTCCATCCTGCCCATCGCGGCCACGGTGATCGGGGGGGGCGGCACCCTGGTGGGGCCGATCCTGGGGGCGCTGCTGCTCGTGCCCCTCTCGGAGGTGCTGCGCGACTTCGGGAGCCTGCGCATCGTGATCTACGCCCTGGTGCTGACGGGGTTCGTGGTGCTGCGCAGCGAGGGCATCCTTCTCTACGCGAGCCGCAAGTACCAGCAGTTCGAGCGCTGGGTGGAGGTGTGA